From the genome of Rhodobacteraceae bacterium Araon29, one region includes:
- the ugpC gene encoding sn-glycerol-3-phosphate ABC transporter ATP-binding protein UgpC, producing the protein MVEVNFRKVGKSFGAVSVLKNLSFDIKDGEFVVLLGASGCGKTTLLRMTAGLETISEGEISIDGRVVNDVHPRDRNIAMVFQNYALYPTMKVRENIGFSLEVAKKSASEIAKKVQQVAEVLNLTEYLDRKPAELSGGQRQRVAMGRAMVRDASVFLFDEPLSNLDAKLRAHMRIEIRQLHDKLGATTIYVTHDQIEAMTMADKIALMRDGDIIQLGTTDDLYDRPNCRFVADFIGSPSINFLDGEIVSEKGEVLLRAGDLLLALPKAYAAHAGRQVTCGIRPSEVVQDPTGVIRGSLKIAEKTGADTQFHLDLYGRPFVAVASRALQARIGEVMMFSIKPEKIHVFDQASGNRISL; encoded by the coding sequence ATGGTGGAAGTAAATTTTAGAAAGGTTGGCAAGTCCTTTGGGGCAGTGTCGGTTCTTAAGAATTTATCTTTTGATATAAAAGACGGTGAATTTGTGGTTCTTCTGGGGGCCTCAGGATGTGGAAAAACCACTTTGCTCCGAATGACCGCCGGACTTGAAACCATAAGCGAAGGTGAAATTTCTATCGACGGCCGTGTTGTCAACGATGTGCATCCACGTGATCGAAATATCGCGATGGTTTTTCAGAACTATGCGCTTTATCCCACCATGAAAGTGCGCGAAAATATTGGCTTCAGCTTAGAGGTTGCCAAGAAATCAGCCTCAGAAATTGCTAAGAAAGTGCAACAGGTTGCCGAGGTTCTTAATTTAACCGAGTATCTTGACCGCAAGCCGGCCGAGCTTTCAGGTGGGCAAAGGCAACGCGTCGCCATGGGGCGGGCGATGGTGCGAGATGCCAGTGTGTTTCTATTTGATGAACCGCTATCAAACCTTGATGCCAAGCTGCGCGCCCATATGCGTATTGAAATTCGCCAATTGCACGACAAGCTCGGGGCAACCACAATCTATGTAACCCACGATCAAATCGAAGCCATGACCATGGCGGATAAAATTGCCCTGATGCGTGATGGGGATATTATCCAATTAGGCACTACCGATGATCTATATGACCGACCAAATTGCCGGTTTGTTGCGGATTTCATTGGTTCCCCCTCAATCAACTTTTTAGATGGTGAGATTGTTTCTGAAAAAGGTGAGGTGCTGTTGCGGGCTGGTGATTTGTTGCTTGCTCTACCCAAAGCATATGCAGCGCATGCGGGTAGGCAGGTCACCTGTGGCATCCGTCCAAGCGAAGTGGTGCAGGATCCTACGGGTGTGATCAGAGGCAGCTTAAAGATTGCCGAAAAAACTGGAGCAGATACCCAGTTCCATCTGGATTTATATGGGCGCCCATTTGTTGCCGTCGCATCGCGCGCACTTCAGGCCCGTATTGGCGAAGTGATGATGTTTTCGATAAAACCAGAAAAAATCCATGTGTTTGATCAGGCAAGTGGTAATCGGATTTCGCTGTGA
- a CDS encoding sugar-binding transcriptional regulator: MKSIEFAGDPIRAAAWLYYANTYTQSEVANALGVSRQTVANYLSEARERGLVTIQLEPDILAKHELATKLKSCLGLQGVHVVPATSDQDELRQNVGRAGAEVLCSLMRDGDIIGVSSGRTLSAVAKTMPKASFPRSTIIQVSGSSIFATQHSPEVCASDIATSISARCLNLHAPAFLSSQELTERLYLEPALKEHFKTISMASILAFGIGELTEQTVVEQPPYLNAEVRDQYIRSGAKAIVFDRFLGCEGQEVPGALSGRTVAISLDTAKLVPTRLGVCGGTQKVEAVQAAISAGLITHLVLDASLACALLGKIGAK; encoded by the coding sequence ATGAAATCAATTGAGTTCGCAGGGGACCCGATCAGGGCTGCCGCATGGTTGTATTATGCAAATACTTATACGCAAAGCGAGGTTGCAAATGCGCTCGGTGTCAGCAGGCAAACTGTGGCAAATTATCTTAGCGAGGCGCGTGAGCGCGGTTTGGTCACAATACAGTTAGAGCCGGATATATTGGCAAAACATGAACTTGCCACCAAACTTAAATCCTGCCTTGGTTTGCAAGGCGTGCATGTGGTGCCAGCCACTTCAGATCAAGATGAGTTGCGCCAAAATGTGGGCCGTGCAGGTGCCGAAGTGTTATGTAGTCTGATGCGAGATGGTGATATTATTGGTGTCTCATCGGGCCGCACCCTAAGCGCGGTTGCCAAGACCATGCCAAAGGCCAGCTTCCCCAGATCAACAATTATTCAAGTGTCCGGCAGTTCAATTTTTGCCACTCAGCATTCACCTGAGGTCTGTGCTAGCGACATTGCTACCAGTATTTCAGCGCGCTGTCTTAACTTACATGCGCCTGCATTTCTTTCATCCCAGGAGTTGACGGAACGGCTTTATCTAGAGCCCGCCCTAAAGGAACATTTCAAAACAATCTCTATGGCTTCGATACTTGCGTTTGGCATTGGTGAATTGACCGAACAAACTGTTGTTGAGCAACCACCATATCTAAATGCCGAAGTGCGTGATCAGTATATTCGAAGCGGAGCCAAAGCTATTGTTTTTGACAGATTTTTAGGTTGTGAAGGACAGGAAGTGCCCGGCGCATTATCAGGCCGAACTGTGGCTATTTCATTAGATACAGCGAAACTCGTGCCTACCCGTCTTGGGGTTTGTGGGGGCACGCAAAAGGTAGAGGCTGTCCAAGCAGCTATTTCTGCTGGTCTCATCACCCATTTGGTGCTGGATGCGTCACTGGCCTGCGCCTTATTGGGCAAGATAGGAGCAAAATGA
- a CDS encoding SDR family NAD(P)-dependent oxidoreductase yields MSHKPLVAITGASSGIGEATAQAFSAAGHPMLLMARRLDRMNALNLPNSICCKVDVRQRQQIIKAVAKAEVQFGPVDLMFANAGIARLADIGHQPPSEWDEMIDINTKGVMNTVHSVLTGMIKRKRGTLVVMSSIAGRKVYPDHTVYCGTKFFVHAICEGLREYLADFNVRVVVVSPGIIETEVLSGVRDPKTLAEYQKNKAKIGGGLDAQIVGQVIADVYSQPQNVLVQEICLTPTRQKY; encoded by the coding sequence ATGTCTCATAAACCGCTTGTCGCCATCACTGGTGCCAGTTCTGGTATCGGTGAGGCCACCGCGCAAGCTTTTTCAGCTGCGGGCCATCCTATGTTATTGATGGCCCGTCGGTTGGATCGAATGAACGCCTTAAACCTACCAAACTCAATCTGCTGCAAAGTTGATGTTCGCCAGCGTCAGCAAATCATAAAAGCAGTGGCCAAGGCCGAAGTGCAATTTGGCCCAGTTGATTTGATGTTCGCCAACGCTGGAATTGCCCGGCTGGCTGATATTGGCCATCAACCACCCTCAGAATGGGACGAAATGATAGATATCAACACCAAAGGCGTCATGAATACAGTTCATTCTGTTCTTACAGGAATGATCAAACGCAAGCGCGGTACGCTTGTTGTGATGAGCTCAATTGCAGGCCGTAAGGTTTACCCAGACCATACGGTCTACTGTGGGACCAAGTTTTTTGTACATGCCATTTGCGAAGGTTTGCGGGAATATCTTGCTGATTTTAACGTCAGGGTGGTTGTTGTTTCACCCGGTATTATTGAAACAGAAGTCTTGTCGGGCGTGCGTGATCCAAAAACACTGGCAGAGTACCAAAAGAATAAAGCTAAAATAGGCGGAGGTCTTGACGCCCAAATTGTAGGGCAGGTGATTGCGGACGTCTACAGCCAGCCCCAAAACGTACTGGTTCAAGAAATTTGCCTGACCCCAACGCGACAAAAATACTGA
- a CDS encoding bifunctional aldolase/short-chain dehydrogenase, with product MQSSWNQSDLSAFISASEKQGLAKDLAIRIYSTRLLGQEPELVLHGGGNTSLKTHLKDPLGDLFEVLCVKGSGWDMASIEAPGLPAVELAPLAALAERSALSDQDLVAAQRKLLLQPSAPNPSIEAVLHAIIPHKYVDHSHANAIISLTNQPNGEDLIRDLFPDTMIIPYVMPGFALAKLCHNKLKENPKTKHMILLQHGIFTFHDDPRQSYEDMISMCSQAEDTLQKGCERPFKAAKLPPIKPEVSDIAPIIRGALATKTNIEGRPNRWVLDFRHSDEIRHFTDGQGLCDYATRGNATPDHVIRIKRFGLVLPAPSADTLDQFKVEVVRAVERFAQEYKAYFDRNSQQAGGGFKILDCVPRVVYVPGIGVFGVGKTAKSAAISADIAEATISVITKAEGIGTFAALSEKELFDIEYWSLEQAKLASVKEQKLDRHIVFITGAASGLGFETAKLFKENGAEVVLFDVDQNAVQAAASEIGGIPIHCDVTDPTAVVKAVDKATRKFGGVDILISNAGAAFQGALKTVDDKLFQKAFDLNFWSHHLMARACVAIMEKQDTGGALVFNVSKQALNPGRNFGPYGTSKAALMALMRQYAVEFGDAGISSNAVNADRIRTNLLTDGFIKDRAKARGTSTKEYMRGNLLGREVTGRDVAEAFFYLATTRTTSGAVLTVDGGNVSAMVR from the coding sequence ATGCAATCAAGTTGGAACCAAAGCGATTTAAGTGCATTTATTTCCGCATCGGAAAAACAAGGTCTGGCAAAAGATCTTGCCATCCGCATTTACTCAACAAGGTTGCTTGGCCAAGAGCCGGAATTGGTTTTGCATGGCGGCGGAAATACATCGTTAAAAACCCATCTTAAAGATCCATTGGGCGATCTTTTCGAGGTTCTCTGCGTAAAGGGATCAGGGTGGGATATGGCATCGATCGAAGCGCCCGGGCTACCAGCCGTCGAGCTTGCGCCCTTAGCGGCACTGGCTGAGCGGTCAGCACTTTCAGATCAGGATTTAGTAGCGGCTCAGCGCAAACTATTATTGCAACCGAGCGCTCCAAACCCTTCAATAGAAGCGGTTCTCCACGCTATTATTCCGCATAAATATGTTGACCATTCCCATGCCAATGCAATCATCTCATTAACAAATCAACCCAATGGGGAGGATCTAATTCGTGATCTTTTTCCCGATACCATGATTATCCCCTACGTCATGCCGGGCTTTGCGCTGGCCAAACTGTGCCATAATAAATTGAAAGAAAACCCCAAGACAAAGCACATGATCTTATTGCAGCATGGCATTTTCACCTTTCACGACGATCCACGACAATCCTATGAAGACATGATTTCAATGTGTTCTCAGGCAGAAGATACATTGCAAAAGGGATGTGAACGCCCTTTTAAGGCGGCAAAATTACCCCCCATAAAACCTGAAGTAAGTGACATTGCACCAATTATCCGCGGCGCATTGGCCACGAAAACCAATATTGAAGGACGGCCCAATCGGTGGGTTTTAGATTTTAGGCACTCAGATGAAATTCGCCATTTCACCGACGGACAAGGGCTTTGCGATTACGCCACCAGAGGCAATGCAACGCCTGATCATGTTATTCGAATTAAACGGTTTGGACTGGTTTTGCCGGCCCCTTCTGCCGATACGCTAGATCAGTTTAAGGTTGAGGTTGTTCGAGCAGTTGAGCGGTTTGCACAAGAATACAAAGCTTATTTTGACCGCAACAGCCAGCAGGCAGGCGGTGGTTTTAAGATACTCGATTGCGTGCCAAGGGTGGTTTATGTGCCAGGGATCGGGGTGTTTGGAGTTGGAAAAACTGCTAAGTCTGCGGCGATATCTGCCGATATCGCAGAGGCCACAATCTCGGTTATCACAAAAGCAGAAGGAATTGGCACATTTGCGGCACTATCAGAAAAAGAGCTCTTCGACATTGAATATTGGTCGCTTGAACAGGCCAAACTTGCCTCGGTTAAAGAACAAAAACTGGACCGTCATATTGTATTTATAACCGGTGCTGCCAGCGGACTTGGGTTTGAAACCGCAAAGCTGTTCAAAGAAAACGGCGCCGAAGTTGTGTTATTCGACGTTGATCAAAACGCCGTTCAGGCCGCAGCCAGTGAAATCGGAGGCATTCCAATCCACTGCGATGTCACCGATCCTACGGCCGTGGTGAAGGCCGTCGACAAAGCCACAAGAAAGTTTGGCGGCGTCGATATTTTGATTTCGAATGCAGGCGCAGCTTTTCAAGGTGCATTAAAAACGGTAGATGATAAGCTGTTTCAAAAAGCATTTGACCTAAACTTTTGGTCACATCATTTAATGGCGCGCGCCTGCGTTGCGATCATGGAAAAGCAAGATACCGGAGGAGCTTTAGTTTTCAATGTTTCCAAACAAGCTCTTAATCCCGGTCGAAACTTTGGTCCTTATGGGACATCGAAAGCTGCGCTGATGGCGCTGATGCGGCAATACGCCGTTGAATTTGGAGATGCAGGTATTTCATCAAATGCGGTCAATGCAGATCGCATCCGCACAAACTTGCTGACTGATGGTTTTATAAAGGACCGTGCAAAAGCCCGTGGTACATCAACCAAGGAGTATATGCGCGGTAATCTGCTGGGAAGAGAAGTTACAGGCCGTGATGTTGCCGAAGCATTTTTCTATCTTGCAACCACAAGAACGACCAGCGGGGCTGTTTTGACCGTTGATGGCGGCAATGTGTCAGCTATGGTGCGCTAA
- a CDS encoding iron-containing alcohol dehydrogenase, translated as MRLATGPNFNWTELIDDICAGTWISPLTGKRFPPAPNDRIVFSESLAGQEVELIESLGFVAPFALICDPNTHQALGERIAKALSAKGEVEEIILEKPSANMSTVRDLAKKLEPYPSAIAVGSGTINDLTKLATKMNKRPYCVFATAGSMNGYTSSTASISLDTGLKVSLPGQTPLGFFVDLEVCANAPAWLNAAGFGDCLCRSVAQIDWWMSHRLIGTMYKHEPYVIEIPDEIHLMQQARGIAQGEIEAIGFLFRVLTLCGLGIGFTGVSNHGSMGEHQISHYIDCFSGRRHPGSIHGQQVGIATLTMSRIQQHFLNSKSPPEVHETQIDTEDMVRRMGPEIAAQCEPNFRKKAFDSKKADLFNENLHRLWPELRNECLEIAVPTEKLTDYLNAAGGLTTAQGLNIPIEFYREAVFHAHEMRDRFSFADIARDSGALAELATAEV; from the coding sequence ATGAGATTAGCCACAGGGCCGAATTTTAATTGGACTGAATTGATTGATGACATATGCGCTGGCACTTGGATTAGCCCGCTGACCGGAAAGCGATTTCCGCCTGCGCCCAATGATCGAATTGTATTTTCGGAAAGTTTAGCAGGACAAGAAGTTGAACTGATTGAATCATTGGGCTTCGTAGCGCCTTTTGCTCTTATTTGCGATCCAAATACCCATCAAGCCCTGGGGGAACGGATCGCAAAGGCACTTTCGGCAAAAGGCGAGGTGGAAGAGATCATCCTCGAAAAACCAAGCGCAAACATGTCAACGGTGCGCGATCTGGCAAAAAAGTTAGAGCCCTACCCTTCGGCGATTGCAGTTGGCTCAGGTACAATCAACGACCTTACAAAACTTGCAACCAAAATGAACAAGCGTCCATATTGCGTCTTTGCGACGGCCGGTTCAATGAACGGCTATACATCATCTACAGCCTCAATTTCATTGGATACTGGACTAAAGGTTTCGCTTCCCGGACAAACTCCTTTAGGATTTTTTGTTGACCTTGAGGTTTGTGCAAATGCCCCCGCGTGGTTAAACGCTGCGGGTTTTGGCGACTGTCTATGTCGCTCCGTGGCTCAAATAGATTGGTGGATGTCACACCGTTTGATCGGCACCATGTACAAGCATGAACCCTATGTGATTGAAATTCCGGACGAGATCCACTTGATGCAACAAGCGCGGGGTATTGCCCAAGGTGAAATTGAAGCAATTGGTTTTCTGTTTCGAGTGCTAACACTTTGTGGCCTCGGAATTGGTTTTACCGGGGTCTCAAATCACGGATCTATGGGCGAGCATCAAATCTCACATTATATCGACTGTTTTTCCGGCCGCCGGCATCCAGGGTCGATACATGGACAGCAAGTAGGTATTGCAACGTTAACAATGTCGCGCATTCAGCAGCACTTTTTGAACAGTAAGTCGCCTCCGGAGGTGCATGAAACGCAAATTGATACAGAAGATATGGTACGCCGAATGGGCCCCGAAATTGCGGCGCAATGTGAACCCAATTTTCGCAAAAAGGCATTTGACTCAAAAAAAGCAGATCTATTTAACGAAAATTTGCACCGGCTATGGCCTGAACTTCGGAATGAATGTCTTGAAATTGCGGTGCCAACCGAGAAACTAACAGACTATTTAAATGCGGCAGGCGGGCTGACGACAGCTCAGGGTTTGAATATTCCGATCGAATTCTACCGCGAGGCTGTCTTTCACGCCCACGAGATGCGTGATCGTTTTTCTTTCGCTGACATTGCTCGAGATAGCGGCGCATTAGCTGAACTTGCGACTGCGGAGGTGTAA
- a CDS encoding extracellular solute-binding protein, which yields MKDSDKKLYRAKIVDDYVRGKMNRRSFLRNASSLGLSAGALGAGIIRPSLSFADTNMALEPSAEVLAWVKDVTKPFRGTTLRLATESTPPSNAINSQLKKYFEEASGIKVEIEVLPLEQVLQKLTLDIASQLGTYDLYYIDQSWAASVSRDVFDPREQLADKPDLAMPDYNIDDFLPALVDGIAKYEDRWVGVPYDIPIFIMMYRKDIYEKMGFTAPETLEEYYEQAKAITDEMGPKVFGATGQMKSGHYSLECDWTAWLWGHGGSVFGPDGKFSGHDDAGLAAMEYWDRLKATMPPGVTGWTWDGQGQSVAQGVAATMMSWGEFFPYFDDPSATKVSGLMEAVRCPKPKALRTVNETGFGEIPGVGHQGGSSLAVSHNSKNPDAAWIFMQWATSFDTQVLITALGGGTGPTRESVYDDPRILANNRVGPGTTRHLGVVRETIAKDMGSEPDLPQWAQLSNDTIPVGLGKYFAGEYASSKEAMDDIAKSVDKVVAG from the coding sequence ATGAAAGACAGTGATAAAAAACTCTACAGGGCGAAAATAGTTGACGACTATGTCCGCGGTAAAATGAATCGCCGATCGTTTTTGAGAAACGCATCCAGCCTTGGGCTAAGCGCTGGCGCCTTAGGCGCTGGTATTATCCGCCCAAGTTTATCCTTTGCCGACACCAACATGGCCCTTGAGCCTTCGGCAGAAGTTCTTGCTTGGGTCAAGGATGTAACAAAGCCGTTTCGCGGCACCACTTTAAGGCTGGCAACTGAATCAACACCGCCTTCGAATGCGATTAACAGTCAGCTAAAAAAATACTTTGAAGAAGCGTCGGGCATCAAGGTTGAGATTGAGGTGCTTCCACTAGAGCAGGTTTTGCAAAAGCTCACCTTGGATATCGCGTCCCAGCTTGGAACCTATGACCTTTACTATATCGACCAGTCTTGGGCGGCGTCCGTAAGCCGCGATGTTTTTGATCCGCGCGAACAATTGGCGGATAAACCGGATTTGGCCATGCCAGATTACAACATCGATGACTTTCTGCCTGCTTTGGTCGACGGGATTGCAAAATATGAAGACCGTTGGGTCGGCGTTCCCTATGATATTCCCATTTTCATAATGATGTACCGCAAGGACATCTACGAAAAAATGGGTTTCACAGCGCCGGAGACGCTTGAGGAATACTATGAGCAGGCAAAAGCCATCACAGATGAGATGGGGCCGAAGGTATTTGGCGCTACGGGTCAGATGAAATCTGGTCACTACAGTCTCGAATGTGATTGGACAGCATGGCTCTGGGGCCATGGTGGATCAGTGTTTGGTCCGGATGGAAAATTCTCAGGTCATGATGACGCAGGTCTTGCAGCGATGGAGTACTGGGATCGTCTGAAAGCTACAATGCCACCGGGAGTGACCGGCTGGACTTGGGATGGTCAGGGTCAGTCAGTGGCTCAGGGCGTTGCTGCCACCATGATGAGTTGGGGTGAGTTTTTCCCCTATTTCGATGATCCTAGCGCAACCAAAGTTTCTGGCTTAATGGAAGCCGTGCGTTGCCCAAAACCGAAAGCTTTAAGAACTGTCAATGAAACCGGGTTTGGTGAAATTCCTGGGGTTGGGCACCAAGGTGGATCATCGCTTGCCGTATCACATAATTCCAAAAATCCCGATGCGGCTTGGATCTTTATGCAATGGGCAACCTCTTTTGACACCCAAGTATTGATCACAGCACTCGGTGGTGGCACTGGTCCCACGAGGGAAAGTGTTTATGATGATCCGCGTATACTTGCAAACAATCGGGTCGGTCCAGGCACGACGCGCCACTTAGGTGTGGTACGGGAAACGATTGCCAAAGATATGGGGTCCGAGCCAGATTTGCCGCAGTGGGCACAGCTGTCAAACGATACAATTCCAGTCGGGCTAGGCAAGTATTTTGCCGGTGAATATGCATCAAGTAAAGAAGCAATGGATGACATTGCGAAATCAGTCGACAAAGTTGTCGCGGGCTAA
- a CDS encoding xylulose kinase, with protein sequence MTEEFVIGLDSSTQSTKAVAWSKYGICLGEGRASIPMAQPAEGHFEQDPEDWWHAAYAALRALGQEVDLSLAKGLAVSNQRETIGFLDGQGAVLRPAIVWLDERAKSSVRKFSKAIGADFLHHTTGKPPDITPAIYRLHWLQSNNPEVLASTAKIIDVHSFLCDRLTGKMVASWTSADPMGVFDIAAKDWSAELIESLHMHRNQFVHTISPGSKIGQIHGAASQATGLPVNMPVIAAGGDGQCAGLGANAMRHGTVYLNLGTAIITGAWSAEPRISKEWRTMISPTGAGYFLEGILRAGTFFIDWFIENFAGGDLSAEHFLSLEKQAQNIPVGSDGVVVCPYLSGCMNPHWDLNARATFSGLQPDHGVAHLYRAVLEALTGEIVRCIKAMQIADIKVTEIVAVGGGANSPLWRKMISDASGIPVTISASHEASSLGAGITAAKGIGWYRDFSAAAAAMCSTKQTLKPDKTDCAQWQTLFEKQDKLNRFVVSTSD encoded by the coding sequence ATGACAGAAGAATTCGTTATTGGATTGGATAGTTCGACCCAATCCACCAAAGCGGTGGCGTGGTCAAAATATGGCATTTGCCTTGGTGAGGGCCGTGCCAGTATTCCGATGGCACAACCCGCTGAAGGTCATTTTGAACAAGACCCTGAGGATTGGTGGCACGCGGCCTATGCTGCACTAAGGGCTTTGGGACAAGAGGTTGATCTAAGCTTGGCAAAGGGGTTGGCAGTTTCAAATCAACGTGAAACCATTGGTTTTCTAGACGGTCAGGGCGCCGTCCTTCGGCCTGCCATTGTATGGTTAGACGAACGCGCCAAATCTTCGGTCAGAAAATTTTCAAAGGCTATAGGGGCCGATTTTCTACATCACACTACCGGCAAACCGCCGGATATCACACCGGCAATTTACCGGTTGCATTGGCTGCAGAGTAATAACCCTGAGGTTCTGGCATCAACAGCTAAAATAATCGATGTTCACAGTTTTCTCTGCGACCGGCTAACTGGCAAAATGGTCGCATCATGGACCAGTGCAGATCCTATGGGCGTGTTTGATATTGCTGCCAAAGATTGGTCTGCTGAACTGATAGAATCGCTGCACATGCATCGTAATCAATTTGTGCACACTATATCGCCCGGTAGCAAAATTGGACAGATCCATGGAGCTGCATCCCAAGCCACAGGTCTTCCGGTAAATATGCCAGTGATCGCGGCCGGTGGTGATGGGCAATGTGCAGGGCTTGGAGCCAATGCAATGCGTCACGGGACCGTTTATCTTAATCTTGGTACAGCCATAATTACCGGCGCTTGGTCGGCAGAACCAAGAATAAGTAAAGAATGGCGCACCATGATTTCACCCACCGGAGCCGGCTATTTTCTTGAGGGTATTTTACGCGCAGGAACATTTTTTATCGACTGGTTTATTGAGAATTTTGCAGGTGGAGATCTTTCTGCCGAGCATTTTTTATCTTTGGAAAAACAAGCCCAAAACATTCCTGTAGGATCAGATGGGGTCGTCGTTTGCCCCTATTTATCTGGCTGCATGAACCCGCATTGGGATCTAAACGCACGCGCTACATTTTCAGGGTTGCAACCTGATCATGGCGTCGCTCATCTCTACCGCGCGGTTCTTGAAGCGCTCACAGGCGAAATTGTCCGCTGCATCAAAGCCATGCAAATTGCCGACATCAAAGTCACCGAAATTGTTGCTGTAGGAGGCGGTGCAAATTCACCCCTATGGCGCAAGATGATTAGCGATGCGTCTGGCATCCCTGTGACCATTAGCGCATCGCATGAAGCGTCTTCTTTGGGGGCGGGCATCACTGCGGCCAAAGGGATTGGATGGTATAGGGACTTTTCCGCAGCCGCTGCGGCAATGTGCTCTACAAAACAGACGCTTAAGCCTGATAAAACCGATTGCGCCCAATGGCAAACCCTGTTTGAGAAGCAAGATAAATTGAATAGGTTCGTTGTGTCGACCTCGGATTAA
- a CDS encoding ABC transporter permease subunit, translating to MVQSKSYRMMRTLAGWAIVMLFAFPLYYWLTVAFKDGREIFNYPPQVFDFKPTIRNFEEVFGLSLGFGFGEQREVLPGGGNWKMGPRLWDSIVIAVLSTALALTIATFASYALSRMRFAGQHHFVSWVLSTRMMPPVAVVIPVFFIYKELSLLDTYTGVILIHALMNLPLAVLLMKSFFDDIPKEIDESALVDGASRALIFRRVVLPIVKGGMAATAVLCFIFSWTEFIFVLTLTQTGLKTVPVVSSTFVTSTGTAWGNMAALGAAAMIPAFVFILLVQKHLVRGLTLGSVKE from the coding sequence TTGCCTTTCCGCTTTATTATTGGCTCACTGTGGCCTTCAAGGATGGACGTGAGATATTTAATTATCCGCCGCAAGTCTTTGACTTTAAGCCGACAATCAGAAATTTTGAGGAAGTTTTTGGACTGTCGTTAGGATTTGGATTTGGCGAACAGCGAGAAGTTCTCCCTGGAGGCGGCAATTGGAAAATGGGGCCTCGTTTATGGGATTCTATTGTCATTGCCGTCCTTTCAACAGCTCTGGCACTGACGATTGCCACTTTTGCCTCATATGCGCTGAGTAGAATGAGATTCGCAGGTCAGCATCATTTTGTGTCATGGGTGCTTTCGACCCGCATGATGCCGCCAGTTGCCGTCGTGATACCAGTCTTTTTCATCTATAAAGAGCTGAGTTTGCTCGACACTTATACTGGGGTGATATTGATCCACGCTTTGATGAATTTGCCATTAGCCGTTTTGCTAATGAAAAGCTTTTTTGATGATATACCCAAAGAAATTGATGAAAGTGCCTTGGTGGATGGGGCATCCCGCGCTTTGATTTTCCGCCGCGTTGTGCTGCCGATTGTCAAGGGTGGGATGGCGGCAACAGCGGTGCTTTGTTTTATCTTTTCTTGGACTGAATTTATATTTGTTCTGACCTTAACCCAAACTGGGTTGAAAACTGTGCCAGTGGTTTCATCGACGTTTGTAACCTCGACTGGCACGGCTTGGGGCAACATGGCCGCCTTGGGGGCGGCCGCAATGATTCCAGCGTTTGTATTTATTTTATTGGTTCAAAAACATCTTGTGCGCGGGCTCACGCTGGGCTCGGTCAAGGAATAA